One Pectobacterium carotovorum DNA segment encodes these proteins:
- the mioC gene encoding FMN-binding protein MioC, which produces MADITLISGSTLGSAEYVAEHLAELLEKDDFSTELLHGPELDALPKSGVWLVVTSTHGAGEFPDNLKALFDQLEQQKPDLSQMSFGAIGIGSREYDTFCGAIQTADRVLTQLGAKRIGDILEIDITQHQIPEDPAEEWLGSWVNLLK; this is translated from the coding sequence ATGGCAGACATTACCTTGATCAGTGGCAGTACCCTTGGCAGCGCCGAATACGTCGCAGAGCATTTGGCTGAACTGCTGGAGAAGGATGATTTTTCCACTGAACTTCTGCACGGTCCTGAGCTTGATGCACTGCCTAAGAGCGGTGTATGGCTGGTGGTGACCTCCACCCACGGTGCCGGGGAATTTCCTGATAACCTGAAAGCGCTGTTTGACCAGTTGGAACAACAGAAGCCCGATCTTTCTCAGATGAGCTTTGGTGCGATAGGGATCGGTAGCAGAGAGTACGATACGTTTTGTGGCGCGATCCAAACAGCGGATCGTGTGCTGACTCAGTTAGGGGCTAAACGGATCGGGGACATCCTCGAGATCGACATCACCCAGCATCAGATTCCTGAAGATCCGGCTGAAGAATGGCTAGGATCGTGGGTTAATTTACTCAAATAA
- the asnC gene encoding transcriptional regulator AsnC, whose translation MAEIYQIDNLDRGILSALMENARTPYAELAKQFSVSPGTIHVRVEKMKQAGIIVGTRLDVNPKQLGYDVCCFIGIILKSAKDYPSALEKLNNLEEVVEAYYTTGHYSIFIKVMCRSIEALQHVLINKIQTIDEIQSTETLISLQNPIMRTIAP comes from the coding sequence GTGGCAGAAATTTATCAGATCGATAATCTCGATCGCGGCATTCTTTCCGCCTTAATGGAAAATGCACGCACCCCGTATGCCGAACTGGCAAAACAGTTTTCCGTCAGTCCGGGGACAATCCACGTTCGAGTGGAAAAAATGAAACAGGCGGGCATCATTGTCGGTACGCGTCTGGACGTGAACCCAAAACAGCTGGGCTATGACGTGTGCTGCTTTATCGGCATCATTCTGAAAAGCGCCAAAGATTATCCCTCGGCGCTGGAGAAGCTGAACAATCTGGAAGAAGTGGTCGAGGCCTACTACACCACCGGGCATTACAGCATCTTTATTAAGGTCATGTGCCGCTCGATAGAAGCGCTGCAACATGTACTTATCAACAAGATCCAAACCATTGATGAAATTCAGTCCACTGAAACACTCATCTCCCTGCAGAACCCCATCATGCGGACGATCGCGCCGTAA